A stretch of Clostridium sp. BJN0001 DNA encodes these proteins:
- a CDS encoding flavodoxin domain-containing protein, with protein MKKVNIIYWSLGGNVEFLANKIAETAEKFGAKINTLQVTDASLNDVIEADALAFGCPAYDSMNIEKKDMLPFIESLNKLKKEQTAKDCILFGTCGWIETTFMDIWKEKMQKIGFNVLDTVVIKESPGKGSIELIEKLGERLAK; from the coding sequence ATGAAAAAAGTAAATATTATTTATTGGAGCCTTGGAGGCAATGTTGAGTTTTTAGCAAATAAAATAGCAGAAACAGCAGAAAAGTTTGGCGCAAAAATAAATACTCTGCAGGTTACGGATGCATCATTAAACGATGTCATAGAAGCGGATGCTTTAGCATTTGGTTGCCCAGCATATGATTCTATGAATATTGAAAAAAAAGATATGCTTCCATTTATCGAAAGTCTTAATAAGCTTAAAAAAGAGCAGACAGCCAAAGACTGTATTTTGTTTGGAACATGTGGCTGGATAGAGACGACATTTATGGATATATGGAAAGAAAAGATGCAAAAGATCGGTTTTAATGTTTTAGATACTGTTGTGATTAAAGAATCACCAGGAAAAGGAAGCATTGAATTAATTGAAAAACTCGGTGAAAGACTTGCAAAATAA
- the nifJ gene encoding pyruvate:ferredoxin (flavodoxin) oxidoreductase: protein MRKMKTMDGNTAAAHISYAFTEVAAIYPITPSSPMAEHVDEWVAQGRKNIFGQPVKVMEMQSEAGASGAVHGSLQGGALTTTYTASQGLLLMIPNMYKIAGELLPGVFHVSARALATSSLNIFGDHQDVMATRQTGFAMLAEGSVQEVMDLSAVAHLAAIKSRVPFLNFFDGFRTSHEIQKIEVLEYDELAKLLDWDAVKAFKERSLNPDHPVTRGTAQNADIYFQEREAVNKFYDAVPDMVENYMAEITKLTGREYHCFDYYGAKDADRVVIAMGSVTDVCEETVDYLNAHGQKVGVVKVRLYRPFSIEKLLKAVPKTVKKIAVLDKTKEVGAAGEPLYLDVRNAYFDVKDAPEVYGGRFGLGSKDPNPGHIAAVYANLAEDKPKNGFTIGITDDVTNTSLEVTEDIDATPEGTTACKFWGLGSDGTVGANKSAIKIIGDHTDMYAQGYFFYDSKKSGGITVSHLRFGKRPIKSPYLINKADFVSCSQQAYLYKYNVLEGLKKGSTFLLNTIWSPEEVEEKLPASYKRFMAANDIKFYTINAVKIAQEIGLGGRTNMIMQSAFFKLANIIPLDDSVKYLKQAVVTSYGRKGEKVVNMNNAAIDKGIESIVKIEVKDSWKDAKDAPKAPIKHASEFVKNVVVPMNRLEGDNLPVSSFNGMEDGTFEAGTAAFEKRGIAVNVPEWNKDKCIQCNQCSMVCPHATIRPILLNEDEKAKAPKNTKIVDAKAIKSDEKLYFSMGVTPLDCCGCGSCAEICPVDALTMKPQDTQHDQMEVWDYLINDVTAKKNPMNKATVKGSQFEQPLLEFSGACAGCGETPYAKTVTQLFGDRMMVANATGCSSIWGGSAPSTPYTVNKEGHGPAWANSLFEDNAEFGLGMFLGVHTNRERVAETVKAAIEANDPAKAELQDWLDNMNEGEGSRDRAEKLTAALEKSGTDLAKEILKDKDFFVKRSQWIFGGDGWAYDIGYGGVDHVLATNEDVNILVMDTEVYSNTGGQSSKSTPTAAIAKFAASGKKTKKKDLGMMAMSYGYVYVAQINMGADKNQVIKAMKEAEAYHGPSLIIAYAPCINHGIRIGMGKSMIEAKKAVECGYWQMYRFNPELREEGKNPFVLDSKAPDYSKFKDFLLGEVRYASLAKGFPEAAEALYSKTQKDAQERYEGYKKLSEQ from the coding sequence ATGAGAAAAATGAAAACTATGGATGGTAATACTGCAGCAGCTCATATTTCATATGCATTTACAGAAGTTGCAGCAATTTACCCAATTACTCCATCATCACCAATGGCTGAACATGTTGATGAATGGGTAGCACAAGGTAGAAAAAATATTTTCGGACAGCCTGTTAAGGTAATGGAAATGCAGTCAGAAGCAGGAGCTTCAGGTGCAGTTCATGGATCATTACAAGGAGGAGCTCTTACAACTACATATACAGCTTCTCAGGGATTATTATTAATGATTCCTAATATGTATAAAATTGCTGGTGAATTATTACCAGGAGTATTCCACGTATCAGCTAGAGCATTAGCAACATCTTCATTAAATATATTTGGAGATCATCAGGATGTCATGGCAACAAGACAAACTGGATTCGCAATGCTTGCAGAAGGATCAGTTCAGGAAGTTATGGATCTTTCAGCAGTTGCACATTTAGCTGCAATCAAGTCAAGAGTTCCATTCCTTAATTTCTTTGATGGTTTCAGAACTTCTCATGAAATTCAAAAGATAGAAGTACTTGAATATGATGAATTAGCTAAGTTACTTGATTGGGATGCAGTAAAGGCTTTCAAAGAAAGATCTTTAAATCCAGATCATCCAGTAACAAGAGGTACTGCACAGAATGCTGATATCTACTTCCAGGAAAGAGAAGCAGTTAACAAGTTCTATGATGCAGTTCCAGATATGGTTGAAAACTATATGGCAGAAATCACTAAATTAACAGGAAGAGAATATCACTGCTTCGACTACTATGGTGCAAAAGATGCAGATAGAGTAGTTATTGCAATGGGTTCTGTAACAGATGTCTGTGAAGAAACTGTTGATTACTTAAATGCACATGGACAAAAAGTCGGTGTTGTTAAAGTAAGACTTTATAGACCATTCTCAATTGAAAAATTATTAAAAGCAGTTCCAAAGACAGTTAAGAAGATTGCTGTTTTAGATAAGACTAAAGAAGTTGGTGCTGCTGGAGAACCATTATACTTAGATGTAAGAAATGCTTACTTCGATGTTAAGGATGCTCCAGAAGTTTATGGTGGAAGATTCGGATTAGGTTCTAAGGATCCAAACCCAGGTCATATCGCTGCAGTTTATGCAAACCTTGCAGAAGATAAGCCAAAGAACGGATTTACAATTGGAATCACTGATGATGTAACAAATACTTCACTTGAAGTTACTGAAGATATCGATGCTACTCCAGAAGGAACTACAGCATGTAAGTTCTGGGGACTTGGATCAGATGGTACTGTTGGAGCAAACAAGAGTGCTATTAAGATTATCGGAGACCACACAGACATGTATGCTCAGGGATATTTCTTCTATGATTCTAAAAAATCAGGTGGTATAACAGTATCTCACTTAAGATTTGGTAAGAGACCTATTAAGTCACCATACTTAATAAACAAAGCAGATTTCGTATCTTGCTCACAACAAGCTTACCTTTACAAATATAATGTATTAGAGGGATTAAAGAAAGGATCTACTTTCTTACTTAATACTATTTGGAGTCCAGAAGAAGTTGAAGAAAAATTACCAGCTTCTTATAAGAGATTTATGGCAGCTAACGATATTAAGTTCTATACAATTAATGCCGTTAAGATTGCTCAGGAAATCGGACTTGGTGGAAGAACTAATATGATAATGCAGTCTGCATTCTTCAAATTAGCTAATATAATTCCATTAGATGATTCTGTTAAATACTTAAAACAAGCCGTTGTTACTTCTTATGGAAGAAAAGGTGAAAAGGTAGTTAACATGAACAATGCTGCTATTGATAAGGGAATCGAATCAATAGTTAAGATCGAAGTTAAGGATTCTTGGAAAGATGCTAAGGATGCACCTAAGGCTCCAATTAAGCATGCTTCAGAATTCGTTAAAAACGTAGTTGTTCCAATGAACAGATTAGAGGGAGATAACCTTCCTGTATCTTCATTCAATGGAATGGAAGACGGTACATTCGAAGCAGGAACTGCAGCATTCGAAAAGAGAGGAATCGCAGTTAATGTTCCAGAATGGAATAAAGATAAATGTATCCAATGTAACCAGTGTTCAATGGTATGTCCACATGCTACAATTAGACCAATTCTTCTTAATGAAGATGAAAAAGCTAAGGCTCCAAAGAATACTAAGATCGTTGATGCTAAGGCAATTAAATCAGACGAAAAATTATACTTCTCTATGGGTGTTACACCTCTTGACTGTTGTGGATGCGGAAGCTGTGCTGAAATATGTCCAGTAGATGCTTTAACAATGAAGCCACAGGATACTCAGCATGATCAGATGGAAGTATGGGATTACTTAATCAATGATGTAACTGCTAAGAAGAACCCAATGAACAAGGCAACTGTTAAAGGAAGTCAGTTTGAACAACCATTACTTGAGTTCTCAGGAGCTTGCGCAGGTTGTGGAGAAACTCCTTACGCTAAGACTGTAACTCAGTTATTTGGAGACAGAATGATGGTAGCAAATGCTACAGGATGTTCTTCAATCTGGGGTGGTTCAGCACCTTCAACTCCTTACACAGTTAACAAAGAAGGACACGGTCCAGCATGGGCAAACTCATTATTTGAGGATAATGCTGAATTTGGACTTGGAATGTTCTTAGGAGTTCATACTAACAGAGAAAGAGTAGCTGAAACAGTTAAAGCTGCTATAGAAGCTAATGATCCAGCTAAGGCTGAATTACAAGATTGGTTAGATAACATGAACGAAGGCGAAGGTTCTAGAGATAGAGCTGAAAAGCTTACTGCTGCTCTTGAAAAATCAGGAACAGATCTTGCTAAGGAAATCTTAAAAGATAAAGACTTCTTCGTTAAGAGATCTCAATGGATCTTCGGAGGAGATGGATGGGCTTACGACATCGGATACGGTGGAGTTGACCATGTTCTTGCAACAAACGAAGATGTTAATATCTTAGTTATGGATACAGAAGTTTACTCAAATACAGGTGGTCAGTCATCTAAGTCTACTCCAACTGCTGCAATTGCAAAATTCGCTGCAAGTGGTAAGAAGACTAAGAAGAAGGATCTTGGTATGATGGCTATGAGCTATGGCTATGTATATGTAGCTCAGATCAACATGGGAGCTGATAAGAACCAGGTTATAAAGGCTATGAAGGAAGCAGAAGCTTACCATGGTCCATCATTAATCATCGCTTATGCACCATGTATCAATCATGGTATCAGAATCGGAATGGGTAAGAGTATGATCGAAGCTAAGAAGGCAGTTGAATGCGGATATTGGCAGATGTACAGATTCAACCCAGAATTAAGAGAAGAAGGAAAGAATCCATTTGTATTAGATTCTAAAGCACCTGATTATAGCAAATTCAAGGACTTCTTATTAGGTGAAGTTAGATACGCTTCACTTGCTAAGGGATTCCCAGAAGCTGCAGAAGCATTATATTCTAAGACTCAGAAAGATGCTCAAGAAAGATATGAAGGATACAAGAAACTTTCTGAACAGTAA
- a CDS encoding DJ-1 family glyoxalase III, giving the protein MKKVCVLLAEGFEEVEALTVSDVMRRAGISCDLVSISDKKETVSAHNVKIIADKIFDENNMDYDLIVLPGGLPGATNLADDKRVIKLLKKQNEENKFIGAICAAPLILGRADLTEGKIMTSYPGFSKYMKGCTYVEDKKVCVDKNIITSRGPATALPFAYKLLEVLGYEKESEEISKGMLYRS; this is encoded by the coding sequence GTGAAAAAAGTATGTGTTTTGTTAGCAGAAGGATTTGAAGAGGTTGAAGCTCTTACTGTATCAGATGTAATGAGAAGAGCAGGAATAAGTTGCGATTTAGTTTCAATAAGTGATAAAAAAGAAACTGTTTCAGCTCATAATGTAAAGATAATCGCAGATAAAATTTTTGATGAAAATAATATGGATTATGATTTAATTGTTCTTCCAGGAGGACTTCCAGGGGCTACAAATTTAGCAGATGATAAGAGAGTTATTAAATTATTAAAAAAGCAGAATGAAGAAAATAAATTTATAGGAGCAATATGCGCAGCACCTCTTATACTTGGAAGAGCTGATCTTACAGAAGGAAAGATAATGACATCTTATCCAGGCTTTTCAAAATATATGAAAGGATGCACATATGTAGAAGATAAGAAAGTTTGTGTAGATAAAAATATTATAACAAGCAGAGGACCTGCAACTGCACTTCCTTTTGCATACAAGCTTCTTGAAGTTTTAGGATATGAAAAAGAATCAGAGGAAATTTCAAAAGGAATGCTTTATAGGAGTTAA
- a CDS encoding DNA topoisomerase IV subunit A → MAKKKIVAKIPKDNNIVDVSLEDAMPENYLPYAIEVAKDRALPDVRDGLKPVHRRILYGAYMLKAFPDKPYYKSARIVGDILGKYHPHGDTSVYDAMVILAQNFTTRVPLIDGHGNWGSIDGDSAAAMRYTEARLTKEALLMLRDIDKDTVDMTLNYSDSELEPVVLPSRYPNLLVNGAFGIAVGLATNIPPHNLHEVIDGTLNYIDNNDITTKELMKYIKGPDLPTGGILIGEDSILSAYETGEGKIAYRAKTSIEKLENGRFGIVITEFPYRRNKSKILQTISEMTADKRYQKSLDSISDIRDESDRDGIRAVIEFKKNTDEQICDKVLKFLFKKTDLQCNLSVNMVAIADGKPQTMGLKTIIKYYVEHQKDVIKRRTKKELQTCRKRYNIVEGFIKAISVMDDIIKIIRASKSKKDAEENIINKYDFTVDQANAILELMLYRLTGLEIDTLKKEYESLKKKIKALEKILSSEKELLKVIKKELSQIQEEYKDDRRTKIVKDDDKGKIEIEDIIVSEDIVISVSKDGFVKRIPLKNYNKVNKDKSDIDYREGDYLKFVVKSNTVSNLLFFTDKGSMYQTKGINIPEMKWKEKGEKLDGIIKTLKLSKENIIGVISTDVLSEDMVVKFITRNGFMKESSLNMFATNYSKIQAIKLKDDDILISVILKEDDKEYNFLKINTLSGLEFTADVPKIPITARNIMPQKVFNFGSYDYINTVEYVSTMDYFEMNLGITEKGILKSYSKIKNSPLKTKITSSDELLIFTSKGIIHKIKAFMLKNVINSEISVEKFIGKLLRDEKIIRICTADSKLYSKGNSFYIFTKNGIVKETYIDEFKDNFENAVFIKFKSDDDEVVSVDIGREKTGYVLIFTSKAMAIRFPCENLSPMGKGASGVTGISLRDEDEVINAVFVSENKKAEIALSSKEKKEIMLFDIKLQNRAGIGSSIMLLNLDDKVKNITIN, encoded by the coding sequence ATGGCTAAGAAAAAGATAGTCGCAAAAATACCTAAAGATAATAACATAGTAGATGTTTCACTTGAAGATGCTATGCCTGAAAATTATCTTCCGTATGCAATAGAAGTTGCCAAAGACAGAGCACTTCCAGATGTAAGAGATGGACTTAAGCCTGTTCACAGAAGAATTTTATATGGAGCATATATGCTTAAGGCATTTCCAGATAAGCCGTATTATAAGTCAGCAAGAATAGTAGGAGATATTTTAGGTAAATATCATCCTCATGGAGATACTTCTGTTTATGATGCAATGGTAATTTTAGCACAGAATTTTACAACAAGAGTTCCTTTAATTGACGGTCATGGAAACTGGGGATCTATAGATGGAGATAGTGCAGCTGCTATGCGTTATACTGAGGCAAGGCTCACAAAGGAAGCTTTATTAATGCTTCGTGATATAGATAAAGATACTGTTGATATGACACTTAACTATTCTGATTCAGAGCTTGAACCAGTAGTTTTGCCAAGCAGATATCCTAATTTATTAGTTAATGGAGCTTTTGGAATTGCTGTTGGACTTGCAACAAATATTCCTCCTCATAATCTTCATGAAGTTATAGATGGAACACTTAATTATATAGATAATAATGATATTACGACTAAAGAGCTTATGAAATACATAAAAGGACCTGATCTTCCAACTGGAGGAATTTTAATAGGTGAGGATTCAATACTCTCAGCGTATGAAACTGGAGAAGGAAAAATAGCTTATAGAGCAAAGACATCTATTGAAAAACTTGAAAATGGAAGATTCGGCATTGTAATTACTGAATTCCCATATAGGAGAAATAAGTCAAAAATTCTTCAAACTATTTCAGAAATGACAGCTGATAAGAGATATCAAAAGTCACTTGATTCAATATCAGATATTCGTGATGAATCAGATAGGGACGGAATAAGAGCAGTAATAGAATTTAAAAAGAATACTGATGAACAGATATGCGATAAAGTTTTAAAGTTTTTATTTAAAAAGACAGACCTTCAATGCAATTTAAGTGTAAATATGGTTGCGATAGCTGATGGAAAACCTCAAACAATGGGGCTTAAGACAATAATTAAATATTATGTTGAGCATCAGAAAGACGTTATTAAAAGGAGAACTAAAAAAGAACTTCAAACGTGCAGGAAAAGATATAATATTGTTGAAGGTTTTATCAAGGCAATATCGGTAATGGATGACATTATAAAGATTATAAGGGCGTCAAAGTCTAAAAAAGATGCCGAGGAAAATATCATAAATAAGTATGATTTTACAGTAGATCAAGCAAATGCAATACTTGAACTTATGCTTTATAGACTTACTGGTCTTGAAATAGATACTCTTAAAAAAGAATATGAGTCATTAAAAAAGAAAATAAAAGCACTCGAAAAGATTTTAAGCAGTGAAAAAGAGCTTTTAAAAGTAATAAAGAAAGAGCTTTCACAAATTCAAGAAGAATATAAAGATGATAGACGAACAAAAATCGTTAAAGATGATGATAAAGGAAAAATCGAGATAGAAGACATAATAGTTTCTGAAGATATAGTGATTTCTGTATCTAAAGATGGTTTTGTAAAGAGAATTCCGCTTAAAAATTATAATAAAGTAAATAAGGATAAGTCTGATATAGATTATAGAGAGGGAGATTATCTTAAATTTGTAGTTAAGTCAAATACAGTATCAAATCTTTTATTCTTCACAGATAAAGGATCTATGTATCAGACAAAAGGAATAAATATACCAGAGATGAAGTGGAAAGAAAAGGGAGAAAAACTTGACGGAATAATAAAGACTTTAAAACTCTCTAAAGAAAATATAATTGGTGTAATTTCTACTGATGTATTATCAGAAGATATGGTAGTTAAGTTTATAACTAGAAATGGATTTATGAAAGAGAGCAGCCTTAATATGTTTGCTACTAATTATTCAAAAATTCAGGCTATAAAATTAAAAGATGATGATATTCTTATTTCCGTAATTTTAAAAGAAGATGATAAAGAATATAATTTCTTAAAGATAAATACACTAAGTGGACTTGAATTTACAGCAGATGTTCCTAAGATTCCTATTACTGCTAGAAATATAATGCCGCAGAAAGTATTTAATTTTGGAAGTTATGATTATATAAATACAGTAGAATATGTTAGCACTATGGATTATTTTGAAATGAATTTAGGAATAACTGAAAAGGGAATATTAAAATCATATTCAAAAATTAAAAACAGTCCTTTAAAGACAAAAATAACTTCTTCAGATGAATTGCTTATTTTTACAAGTAAAGGAATAATCCACAAAATAAAAGCATTTATGTTAAAAAATGTGATTAATTCAGAAATATCTGTGGAAAAGTTTATTGGAAAACTTTTACGTGATGAAAAGATAATAAGAATATGTACTGCTGATTCTAAGCTATATAGTAAAGGAAATTCATTTTATATTTTTACTAAAAATGGTATAGTAAAAGAGACATATATAGATGAATTTAAAGATAACTTTGAAAATGCTGTATTTATTAAATTTAAATCTGATGATGATGAGGTTGTATCTGTAGATATAGGAAGAGAAAAGACAGGATATGTTCTTATCTTTACTTCTAAAGCAATGGCTATAAGATTTCCATGTGAAAATTTAAGCCCTATGGGAAAAGGAGCATCAGGTGTAACTGGAATAAGTTTAAGAGATGAAGACGAAGTTATAAATGCAGTATTTGTTTCAGAAAATAAAAAAGCAGAGATTGCATTATCATCTAAAGAAAAAAAAGAAATAATGCTTTTTGATATAAAACTTCAAAATAGAGCAGGAATAGGAAGCAGTATAATGCTTTTGAATTTAGATGATAAGGTGAAAAATATTACAATAAATTAG
- a CDS encoding undecaprenyldiphospho-muramoylpentapeptide beta-N-acetylglucosaminyltransferase — translation MAKHKIIMTGGGTAGHVTPNLALIPELKKSGFEIKYIGSKKGIEKEIIRKNNIPYYGISSGKLRRYLDLKNFTDPFKVFKGFLEALRILSKEKPDVVFSKGGFVSVPVVMAASIKKIPVVAHESDITPGLANKLSAPFCTKLCVTFRESLKYIKGNKGVLTGSPIRSEIMQGNREKGKKICKFTDNKEIIFIMGGSLGSKIINTQIRNNLNTFLKDFNIIHICGKGNEDELLKKTKGYAQFEYVSEELKDLIAAADYIISRSGSNSIFEFLALKKPALLIPLSKNASRGDQILNAKSFVKEGYSLMIEEEELSKDSLMNKLKELKNRKNELIKNMENSDSKNGVKNVVKVIKESIK, via the coding sequence TTGGCAAAGCATAAAATAATTATGACAGGTGGAGGAACAGCAGGACACGTTACTCCAAATCTTGCACTTATACCAGAACTTAAAAAATCAGGTTTTGAAATCAAGTATATAGGAAGTAAAAAAGGTATAGAAAAAGAAATAATAAGAAAAAATAACATTCCTTATTATGGTATATCTTCTGGAAAGCTTAGAAGATATTTAGATTTAAAGAATTTTACAGATCCATTTAAAGTTTTTAAAGGATTTTTGGAAGCTTTAAGGATTTTATCTAAGGAAAAACCAGATGTTGTATTTTCAAAGGGGGGCTTTGTTTCTGTTCCTGTAGTTATGGCAGCATCTATCAAAAAAATTCCTGTTGTAGCTCATGAATCTGATATAACACCAGGCCTTGCAAATAAATTATCAGCACCTTTTTGTACAAAGCTTTGTGTTACATTTAGAGAAAGCTTAAAATATATTAAAGGAAATAAAGGCGTTCTTACAGGAAGTCCTATAAGAAGTGAAATCATGCAAGGAAACAGAGAAAAAGGTAAAAAAATATGCAAATTTACTGATAATAAAGAAATAATTTTTATAATGGGTGGAAGCCTTGGATCAAAAATTATAAATACTCAGATAAGAAATAATCTTAATACTTTTTTAAAAGATTTCAATATAATTCATATTTGCGGAAAAGGAAATGAAGATGAATTATTAAAAAAAACTAAAGGATATGCACAATTTGAATATGTATCAGAGGAGCTTAAAGATTTAATTGCAGCAGCAGATTATATAATATCTCGTTCGGGTTCAAATTCTATTTTTGAATTTTTAGCTTTAAAAAAGCCAGCACTTTTAATTCCTTTATCTAAAAATGCAAGCAGGGGAGATCAAATCCTAAATGCAAAATCATTTGTAAAAGAAGGTTATTCTTTAATGATTGAAGAAGAAGAGCTCTCTAAAGATTCATTGATGAATAAATTAAAAGAACTTAAAAATAGGAAAAATGAACTTATCAAAAATATGGAAAATAGCGATTCAAAAAACGGTGTAAAAAATGTAGTAAAGGTTATAAAAGAGAGTATAAAATAG
- the recJ gene encoding single-stranded-DNA-specific exonuclease RecJ → MKSRWLVRNVKADFKKVAARYNISEVVARILFNRGIYKDSMIKSFLNPTYKNLNNPDSIIDIKKGVSIIEEKIKTGKKIRIVGDYDVDGVMSVYILYTALKKCRAKDVDYEIPDRIKDGYGINKNIIDDALRDDVDTILTCDNGISATEEIKYAKDNKMTVIVTDHHDIPFSLDEDGEKIYTVPKADAIINPKIKESRYPFRALCGASVAFKFVQLLFEKFNIDKKEILNYIEFLSIATVCDVMELILENRIFVKNGLSKISDTKNVGLRCLMAECDILDKKINTYHIGFVLGPCINASGRLESAKIALDLFLEKDLKKAQNIAKELVSLNKERKDMTSSGVDKAVKIIEENNMDKDKVLVVYVDNIHESLAGIIAGRIKEKYNLPTIILTDGKDKVKGSARSIDEYNMFEELSKCKELLSSFGGHKMAAGLSLDKENIDKLREELNKNTSLTDKDVVKKIVIDENLPLENINYKLINEIKSLEPFGMGNSKPLFGVKGVNVINMHVFGKDKNVIKLKIKMKNGLYIDAIHFGDVKDFEKVIEESFGKEELNKLYNGFINDVYLDLVYYPTINEYNGNSSVQIIIDDYRGN, encoded by the coding sequence ATGAAAAGTAGATGGCTTGTTAGAAATGTTAAAGCAGATTTTAAAAAAGTAGCAGCAAGGTATAATATATCAGAAGTTGTAGCAAGAATTTTATTTAATAGAGGAATATATAAAGATAGCATGATAAAAAGCTTTCTAAATCCAACTTATAAAAATTTAAATAATCCTGATTCTATAATAGATATAAAAAAAGGTGTATCTATTATAGAAGAAAAGATAAAAACAGGGAAAAAAATACGAATAGTTGGAGATTATGATGTTGATGGAGTTATGAGCGTTTATATATTATATACAGCACTTAAAAAGTGCAGAGCAAAGGATGTTGATTATGAAATTCCTGATAGAATTAAAGATGGGTATGGAATAAATAAAAACATTATTGATGATGCTTTAAGGGATGATGTAGATACAATTCTTACATGTGATAATGGAATATCTGCAACTGAAGAAATAAAATATGCTAAAGATAATAAAATGACTGTAATAGTAACTGATCATCATGATATTCCATTTTCATTAGATGAGGATGGAGAAAAAATATATACTGTGCCAAAAGCTGATGCTATAATAAATCCCAAAATAAAAGAATCACGCTATCCTTTTAGAGCATTATGTGGAGCTTCAGTTGCATTTAAATTTGTTCAGCTTTTATTTGAAAAATTTAATATAGATAAAAAAGAAATATTAAATTATATAGAGTTTTTATCAATTGCTACTGTATGCGATGTAATGGAACTTATCTTAGAAAATAGAATATTCGTAAAAAATGGACTTTCAAAAATTTCAGATACAAAAAACGTTGGACTAAGATGTCTTATGGCAGAATGTGATATTTTAGATAAAAAGATAAATACATATCATATAGGGTTTGTCTTAGGCCCATGTATAAATGCATCAGGAAGGCTTGAATCTGCTAAAATTGCTTTGGATTTATTTCTTGAAAAAGATTTAAAGAAGGCTCAAAATATTGCAAAAGAACTTGTCTCTTTAAATAAAGAGAGAAAAGATATGACGTCTTCCGGAGTAGATAAAGCAGTAAAAATAATTGAAGAAAATAATATGGACAAAGATAAGGTACTTGTAGTTTATGTAGATAATATACATGAAAGCTTAGCAGGTATAATTGCTGGAAGGATAAAGGAAAAATATAATCTTCCAACCATTATACTTACTGATGGAAAAGACAAGGTTAAAGGTTCTGCACGTTCAATAGATGAATATAATATGTTTGAAGAATTGTCTAAATGTAAAGAGCTTTTAAGCAGTTTTGGTGGACACAAAATGGCAGCAGGACTTTCACTAGATAAAGAAAATATAGATAAATTAAGAGAAGAATTAAATAAAAATACATCTCTTACAGATAAAGACGTGGTAAAGAAAATTGTAATAGATGAAAATCTTCCACTTGAAAATATAAACTATAAACTTATAAATGAAATAAAATCATTAGAACCTTTTGGAATGGGAAACTCTAAACCTTTATTTGGGGTAAAAGGAGTTAATGTTATAAACATGCATGTTTTTGGGAAAGATAAAAATGTAATAAAACTTAAAATAAAGATGAAAAATGGACTTTATATAGATGCTATTCATTTTGGAGATGTAAAAGACTTTGAAAAAGTCATTGAGGAGTCTTTTGGGAAAGAAGAACTTAATAAATTATATAATGGTTTTATAAATGACGTATATTTAGATCTTGTTTATTATCCTACAATTAATGAATATAATGGGAATAGTTCAGTACAGATAATAATTGATGACTATAGGGGGAATTAA
- a CDS encoding DUF1292 domain-containing protein encodes MDKDKDLEKCNCTEESEECSCNCNHDEKHECNCGCEEEKEQEFVIDLEDENGEKLTCKVVDAFKFEGNEYMLVQNPKENTTYLFKVADEDLIVPDEDEFNKVVHYYENEMK; translated from the coding sequence ATGGACAAAGATAAAGATTTAGAAAAATGTAATTGCACAGAAGAAAGTGAAGAATGCAGCTGCAATTGCAATCATGATGAAAAACATGAATGCAATTGTGGATGTGAAGAAGAAAAAGAGCAAGAATTTGTTATTGATCTTGAAGATGAAAATGGGGAAAAGCTTACATGTAAAGTTGTAGACGCATTTAAATTTGAAGGCAATGAATATATGCTTGTTCAAAATCCAAAAGAAAATACTACATACCTTTTTAAAGTCGCAGATGAGGATCTTATAGTTCCTGATGAAGACGAGTTTAATAAAGTTGTGCATTATTATGAGAACGAAATGAAATAA